A portion of the Gigantopelta aegis isolate Gae_Host chromosome 10, Gae_host_genome, whole genome shotgun sequence genome contains these proteins:
- the LOC121384538 gene encoding serine-rich adhesin for platelets-like: MFQLGKTIPLLLLIASRTSPIQLGHELTQYTSKLTWNDAACVCRMTGRHLMMMKTSSDRTVIEYLINKPPWNTLLSTELWLGLYDAGHGQPPVLYTWHDGHTLGTFAPWYIYYSPIEPNNQRHDFCVLADYTTPSTQKTPRLWWKSNNCAEMHSFVCERTIDCWMETTKGATLVVWNTTSTTTITTHRNGVTVAMCENFCLNAEKDGYRCWAVTFESETGFCQAYLSENRFAVKEKNHSKKSRKTGSLLMLLKCFDVSLNTSLIIFDDLSTVPKPDCVNATTLPLTTTTFSTSQTSVLTTATTTTAAATEPSPSNIPVTSDETQTGNLLTSSDGNIVLTSVSPQPSSDTPQPTDSPQPSGSPQFSDKSVSSASPQVSTTSQLNGTGVTTKSLTTSSTSGGTANSKDTNQASSGGTLPVTNKPLPIDDWVTEAPTATSTETVSSASEFGSHVTAVDQITSESTFTTQATSNGQTTTTSNVDGTPLSNDKSGAGNSDPSKNGGTSTLTSTTKSILKNQDMTVDPDDEAQSPSSKTSLTSTSSSNLNNSTMNASTGASPLSTSSVDVNSSVLGGSATEASTVTTESTKQKSTLTTPVDNFTSDDNSTQASNGNSTQQIVDSANRTTEITTSTTDVVTSNTTSVTSHSSTVPAASSTDGSTKCQCVCVVNKTREQQQDYVKQIVQKLVVFRNATSAFKRKFTTASDPRTSAAAVGGIGIAILIIFLLVFVVLDLQKFADIVIGIFKTDHGKGKEAVPDLISTSEIHTGNYQREKPFDRQGEKPLSHQSEKPLNHRRETPVNPPLRRPSIAQIPPAGALPVSNPIRGGILPPLQRLTSKSEIEQPKPKPRAKFRVINRQGPNVNFARLRGPSEIPDIILQRHSQAKTSKHNTVGPAP, translated from the exons CCAGCAGGACGTCACCGATACAGCTGGGCCATGAGCTGACACAGTACACGTCAAAGTTGACGTGGAATGACGCGGCATGTGTGTGTCGCATGACCGGCAGACacctgatgatgatgaaaaccAGTTCTGACCGAACCGTCATCGAATACCTCATCAATAAACCCCCGTGGAACACCTTATT aTCAACCGAATTGTGGCTAGGTCTATATGACGCTGGTCACGGACAACCCCCGGTGCTTTATACGTGGCACGACGGCCACACGCTGGGGACGTTCGCCCCCTGGTACATCTACTACTCCCCCATTGAACCGAACAACCAACGACACGACTTCTGCGTGTTGGCGGACTACACTACACCCAGCACTCAGAAAACACCTCGCCTGTGGTGGAAGAGCAACAACTGTGCCGAGATGCACTCGTTTGTGTGTGAACGGACAATTG attGCTGGATGGAAACCACTAAAGGCGCAACACTTGTAGTGTGGAACACGACGTCGACTACAACGATAACAACACACAGGAATGGTGTTACTGTTGCAATGTGTGAGAACTTCTGTCTCAACGCCGAAAAGGATGGGTATCGCTGCTGGGCGGTCACCTTTGAATCCGAAACAGGTTTTTGCCAAGCTTATTTATCGGAAAATCGCTTTGCCGTCAAAGAAAAGAATCACAGCAAAAAATCTAGAAAGACTGGTTCACTGCTTATGTTGCTGAAGTGCTTTGACg tttctTTAAACACGTCGTTAATTATTTTCGACGATTTGTCAACTGTTCCAAAGCCAGACTGTGTAAATGCAACAACACTGCCATTGACAACTACTACTTTTTCTACATCGCAAACGTCCGTTTTGACTACAGCAACAACGACGACGGCAGCAGCGACAGAACCGTCACCATCAAATATACCCGTGACTTCGGACGAAACACAAACTGGTAACTTGCTCACTAGTTCAGACGGGAACATAGTCTTAACGAGTGTTTCGCCACAACCATCAAGCGACACGCCACAACCCACTGACTCGCCACAGCCCAGTGGTTCGCCACAGTTCAGTGACAAATCAGTTTCAAGTGCCTCGCCACAAGTCAGTACTACGTCTCAGTTAAATGGCACTGGTGTCACCACTAAGTCTTTAACAACCTCTAGTACATCTGGAGGTACAGCAAACTCAAAAGATACTAACCAGGCATCATCGGGAGGAACATTACCGGTGACGAATAAACCTTTACCCATAGACGATTGGGTTACAGAGGCACCTACAGCAACTTCAACTGAAACCGTGTCGTCTGCATCAGAATTCGGAAGTCATGTTACGGCAGTGGATCAAATCACATCTGAAAGTACATTCACAACACAGGCAACATCAAATGGACAAACAACAACTACATCAAACGTTGATGGCACCCCTCTGTCGAACGATAAGTCTGGAGCGGGAAATAGTGACCCATCTAAAAATGGTGGCACGTCTACGTTAACATCTACCACAAAATCGATATTAAAAAATCAAGACATGACTGTGGACCCTGATGATGAAGCACAAAGTCCATCGTCGAAGACGTCACTGACGTCAACATCATCTTCGAACCTAAACAACAGTACCATGAATGCATCAACGGGCGCATCGCCTTTGTCGACATCATCAGTGGACGTTAATAGTAGTGTCTTGGGTGGATCGGCAACAGAGGCATCAACAGTGACAACAGAATCTACTAAGCAAA AATCGACGTTAACCACACCAGTAGACAATTTTACATCTGATGATAATTCAACTCAAGCATCTAATGGTAATTCAACTCAACAAATTGTGGATTCTGCGAACAGAACCACCGAAATAACGACATCGACAACAGACGTTGTAACTTCTAATACGACATCTGTAACATCACATTCGTCGACAG TTCCAGCGGCGAGCAGCACAGATGGGTCAACCAAGTGtcagtgcgtgtgtgtggtcaATAAGACGCGAGAACAACAACAGGACTACGTCAAGCAGATCGTCCAGAAACTGGTCGTATTCAGGAACGCTACGTCTGCTTTCAAACGGAAATTCACGACCGCTTCCGATCCCAGGACCTCGGCAGCGGCCGTCGGTGGCATTGGTATCGCCATTCTCATTATCTTCTTGTTGGTGTTTGTCGTTTTAGACTTGCAGAAATTCGCCGACATAGTCATCGGAATATTCAAAACTGACCACGGAAAGGGTAAAGAGGCGGTTCCTGACCTAATTAGTACCAGTGAGATACACACGGGCAATTATCAAAGAGAGAAACCCTTCGATCGCCAAGGCGAGAAACCCTTGAGTCACCAAAGTGAGAAACCCTTGAATCATCGAAGAGAAACACCCGTGAATCCGCCATTACGGCGACCAAGCATTGCTCAAATTCCACCAGCAGGTGCTTTGCCCGTTTCGAATCCAATACGAGGAGGTATTCTGCCGCCGTTACAGAGATTAACTTCGAAATCAGAAATAGAACAACCAAAACCGAAGCCTCGCGCTAAATTTAGAGTTATCAACAGACAGGGTCCAA